The Acidimicrobiales bacterium sequence CGTGAAGGGGCTCCGTGTCGGCTCGCTCAAGGGCTGACACGGCCGTGGCGAGCGCGCAGCCGCCGGGCGCGGCGCCCCCGGCCCGCCCGAACGTGGTCGTCGTCCTCGCGGACGACATGGGCTGGGGCGACCTCGGCTGCTACGGGGCGACGAAGATCCCGACGCCGGCGATGGACCGTGTTGCCGCCGAGGGCGTGCGGGCGACGGACTGC is a genomic window containing:
- a CDS encoding sulfatase-like hydrolase/transferase, translating into MVVVLADDMGWGDLGCYGATKIPTPAMDRVAAEGVRATDC